The DNA sequence cctgctgctgcactggtgagtttaaaagaaaaataataatgaccacacaTCCTTCCTGTCTCATCATCAGAAGCTATTGCTAAGTCGTGCTTTTTATATTGTGAAATAAGTCGGTGCCAAATCAGTTTTTGTAAGCCAAAAGAGATAACAGGATGTAAACACTTAGCAAATCCACTCGGAACAGATCCAAAAGGAGTAGTTGTTTACTACAGGAAATAGAGGAAATTCTTCAATGGGTCTATGTTTGAGGCTCAAATACACATGTGGTTCTTCTTTtgacttcacttcacttgaAAATTCAGCTGTCCAAGTTTGCGTGTTGCAGCTTGTATTCCAAAATCACAATTGTGTCTGACAGAGCTTTATAATCAGTAGTCTGTGTGACATATGACACCCTCTGTCATTAGACTCCTAATGCAAATAAGAAAATACTCCATGCAAAACCTTTAATgaggattaaaacaaacagacatgcaaCAGGTACCTGGTAGCCGCGATGGTGGTAGAtttacaaattttaaaaaaagcaggtCAAGCAGGTGAAGCAAATAGGTAAAGTAGAGTCTACATAACATTGCATCAGGTAAATATCTATACAACTAACATTAATGGTCTTAAGTGAAGTCAGTATCTGCGTGTCAAAGGAGAGGTGAGTTACCTTCAGGCAGGGCGTGCTGCTGATATTTCCCTTGCCTCGGCTTTAACTGCTCAGTTAATGGTTAATCGGTGGAAATCCCAGTCAAGTGACAAAATTTGATGATGCAATTCGGTGACTTGTTACTCAGAGCGAGTGATGAAAGCAGACCTCGAGCAATTGGCTCTGAGCCACTGAGATTTCCTCCGTGAATTTCCCACTGCAGATTGCAGTTGCAGGAGTTGAGctcacaatgaaaaaaaacactggggATGTAGTCActatattgtacttttaattGTTTATAACACTGCCAGAGCTTCTATGTTGGAAAGATTCAAAGAGGTGGACGGCATAATAACTGCATAAGTGAGAGAACTTgtgcatgaaaagaaaagaaaatccgTTCCCTTGCAAGTGAATCAAGTCATGACTTGTGACAGTGATCACACCTTTAAGGCGTGAAACTCTCTGTAGCCATTAAAGAAAGCCGTGGAAATTTGTACGTTCCCTCCTTATGAAAGGAAGAACAGCTGTAGTAAGCGTTTTGTACCGCTAACACTGGATGAAAACTTGCAGGCACAAGAATCAAGACGTCTCCTCTTTACTGTGAACACATGTGTCATATGCTACAAGCatcatttaacaaaaatatgACCTGatcttctttgtctttcagtgACTTTGGCTCAGGTACCCATGGACTGCTGCTTGTCGGTCAGAAACCAAACAATTTCACAACGCCTTGTTGCAAACTACCATCGACAGGCCAGCGGACAGGGCTGCACTCTCGCTGCCACCATGTAAGTTTGGATGGTGTATCTAATCAGTAGATGGGATGAGGTACACAAACGCCCTCTTTGCAAGTCATCACATTCTCACCCTGATGTGGATGATTTGGTGTCCTTGCAGCTTGGTGACCAGGAATGACTTCAAACTCTGCGTGCCTGCTGGTGAACCGTGGGTCCTCAACGTGATGAAGCACGTGGATTCTCTGAGGAAACACTGCAAGGAAGCCAAATACAAGGTAATAAGCTGCTCTGCACTTCAAAAGGGCCTGTCTAAAAATTCAGGAAGCAGACGAAAAACCGCTTCCTGCAATGGAATGCATCCAATTTTTtcaccacccctcctccttgtttttaaatatgtgctcttattttgaagagcCCATAGAGCATTCCATCCAGAAGTGCGAATTATGTCATGTATCTCTTATCCTCTTGGGGCATGAGCCTCTGTTTGATGTGGTTCTGATGAATATTTGTGTCTACAGGGCAAGCGCTGCACTGGAGTGAAGCCTGAGTGAACTGCGAGCTGCCAGTGACCCCTTCAGCGACGACAACAGGGTGGACCACTGCGAGCCAGGGGGGAGGAGTGGTGGATCCTACCAAGAAAGAGATATATACAAATATTATGAGGATCATGATGATGATTCCTCTTGTTgtcattttctattctttttttctaaatcatgGCAAtcaatgcaaataaaatattttgaaggatttttatATTTCGTTGTATTTCTGTTTAAGAAGATATAGAACTGGGGTGGAATGATcaaagtgtaaaatgtgaattGATGTAGGAGTATGTAGCCAGTTAAGCTAACTCTGAACTTCTCAGGCCGCAcgttttcttgttgttgttgttgttgttgtatggATTTATTTGgaatattccaaaataaaagttgtgttttttggcatCTTGATCATTTCTCTAATTCTTTTTTGATGACCCTCTAAACTCTTTTGGTGGTGATTGTAATGTgtagtctttttgttttgtttataatcCCATCACTAAAGCCGGTGTGGTTTGTTATAATCATTTACGGAAAGGATTGCAAAGGTTGGCTCGCAAAGGCTGTTATGTCAAGATCACAGGTGAATTACTTTGTGAAAACAAGCTTTGTCATCTTTAGATAACACATAATGAACCCGTTAACACTAGATAACAAAAGGTGGTTTCCTATAATTACCTGCAATGTTTGTCAGAGATCGGCAGTGACATGCCGGCATACACATGGTGTCTCGGCTCctgtaaaatgatttaaactgaatcaatcaaatcaaatcaaagatcAAGGAGTACTTATTGTTGATCAACACATCCTCTGCTCCTTATTTCAAACGTTACTCTTTTGTATCACACTTTATTATACCagtcaaacaccagcagaataCAGTGTTTGTTATCAATAACAGTATTGTTGCAAGCCAGGCTTTTCTCGCCTTCAGTAATAACATGACGTTTGCTGACAAAGTTTTAGAGATCATGTCATGCTGCCATGATAGAGTTCTGACTGAGGACCCACCTAAAATTCCCTCCCCTGTCAGATGAGTGTAATAGGTGATAGTATGAAGGGGGCATCTTCAAACAGCTGAGATGGGGAGGGCCTCACCAACAGTGGTCCAACAGTTTAAGATAGTCTCTCATTACACAATTGCAAAAGATTTAAGGATTTCAGCATTCACAACCAGTATTTAATGATTCAGAGAATCCTGAGGAATCTCTGCACAGAAGGCAAGGCCGAAATCCCCATCGTTTGCCCTTTGTGCCCTTTTCAGATATTATGCTGCTTTGAGCTTTTAAAGGGGCCTGTTGTTAAAACTTTGTATGAAACTACAGGCtcactttttttaaaggggctctgttgAACTTTTGCTGTGTGCTGGAGGCCAGTCGTTGGTTTATGTTAGCTGACTCCATTTCTTCAGAGAGAAACTTGTTATAAGTGAGCCAGCAGATCCAGTTTGTCTGAGCTTTTGTGGCTGCAGTGTTGATATCTTTTGTGACATAACACAACTCTCACTTTCACAGTAACTTAAAACCTTTATAACCTTAAGAACATGAGACAGTAATTGGACGTCTCTCTTTAGGTGTTTGTGTAGATAAATACAGACAAGGACAACAATACACGGATGAATGCACATTTACAGGCTGCTAAATTCCTCATCAACCTGATATTTGGAATCACTGAATGGTTTACTTAAGGGACacctattgtgcttttttttttctccttcccttcaGGGGTTGCAcgttcttgtgcatgtaaatgatctcgaaagttaaaaaggtcaaagacTGCACccacagaagctcctctctcccacagaaaacactgcccctgAAACGCATCGTAGAggtcccgcctttaattccatgacatcacaaagtcacaaagttACTCGTCTGCTTAATCTATGCCACACTGCTAGTTTAGTATGTAAGAAAGGATTTAGCAGgactgctttgttgttgtttgcgtTGCTGGCTCAGTCatgtgcgagctgaccaatcagaggagactgggcaTTCGGATGGGGGCgggggaccttaaagagacaggagctgaaacagagtgtttcagacagagggtgaatacaGAGCTTTA is a window from the Acanthopagrus latus isolate v.2019 chromosome 5, fAcaLat1.1, whole genome shotgun sequence genome containing:
- the LOC119020253 gene encoding C-C motif chemokine 19-like, which produces MAPWGDAKLFFCILFIACCCTVTLAQVPMDCCLSVRNQTISQRLVANYHRQASGQGCTLAATILVTRNDFKLCVPAGEPWVLNVMKHVDSLRKHCKEAKYKGKRCTGVKPE